The following nucleotide sequence is from Mesorhizobium sp. J8.
TCGGCCAAGGGTCAGCCCTACTGGATCCGCCCGCGGCGCGGCGGCGTGGTCGCCTTCGCCGGTCTGATCGAGACTTACTCCGAGCCTGGCGGTTCCGAGATGGACACCGGCGCGATCATCACCACCGAGGCCAATGCCGGCATTGCCCATATCCACGATCGTATGCCGGTGGTCATCGAGGAACGCGACTTCGCCCGCTGGCTCGATTGCCGTACGCAGGAGCCGCGCCACGTGCTCGATCTGCTGAAGCCTGCGGAGCCCGATTTCTTCGAGGCGATACCGGTTTCCGACCTTGTCAACAAGGTCGCCAACACAGGGCCGGAGATCCAGGAGCGCGGCATCGTTTCGCTTCAGGCCGAAAAGCCCAAGCGCCAGAAGCCTGGCGCGGACGAAAACCAGATGAGCCTGTTTTAAAGCATTCCAGGAAAAGTGTGGGGCGGCTTTCCGTTCGGGATTGCGTCGAACCGTCCAACAGAAGGCTGCCTCGAAAGGCTGCTTTGGGGCCTTCATCTCCAGGGCGCCCTTGGCGCCCTCATCGCCAGCGTCCCCGTCGTCGGGGACCGTGGCGGTCTTGCCTTTTCAGGCAGCGCGCGGCGAGACGATCTTCTGCGCGGGCTTCTTCTTCTTCGCGGTATGGAGAAGGGCGGCGACGATGGCCGCCGGGCCGATCGCGCGGTAGTGGCTGGCGAGGGCCGGCTGCGTTTGTCGGTTCTGTTCCTGCTTGCTGCGAGCCATGATTCTCTTCCCTGGTAACAGTTTCGTGTTCAGCGTTTGGCGGCCGATTCCGACCAAATCGTGACATCTGGCGGTCTAGCCGGCGAATGTTTCATCACTGTGCCGACATGTTTAATAAAATGTTTCGGCCTGTTTTTACCTGTGACCCAACGACATCTTTCCTAAGGCGAGCGACTTGACGGCAACACCTGCCGGCGCGATAAAGCCGCCCATGAAAACGTCTTTCGCCATTTGTGGCATTTGCATTATTGGCTAGCCTCGCGCTGGTCCGGACGTTTTCGCTCATCTTTCCCCAGATCGGAAAAAACGCCCCGGCCAGCAGGCTGGAGCCTGATTTGCGTCTTGCGCGCGGACCTGGTTCCAGTGAACCCAAACCAAGGAACCGGGACCGCATGTCTGACGCATCGAAGGGCCTCAGCCTCTACAATACGCTGACGCGGACGAAGGAGCGTTTCGTTCCGATCGATCCGCGCAATGTGCGCATGTATGTCTGCGGTCCGACCGTCTATGACTTTGCCCATATCGGCAATGCCAGGCCGGCGATCGTCTTCGACGTGCTTTTCCGCCTGTTGCGGCATCTCTACGGCGAAAGCCACGTCACGTATGTGCGCAACATCACGGATGTCGACGACAAGATAAACGCCAGGGCGCTGCGCGATTTTGGCGATGAGATCGCGGCCGGGAAGCTCTCGCTCAACGATGCCATCCGCAAGGTCACCGAAAAGACCGCCGACCAATACCACAAAGATGTCGCGGCACTTGGCTGCCTGCAGCCGACCTACGAGCCGCGCGCCACCGAGTTCGTCGCGCCCCGTGTCGACGGCAAGGCCGACATGCTGTCGCTGATTGCGCAGCTCATCGAGCGCGGCCACGCCTATGTCGCCGGCGGCGAGGTGCTGTTCGACACCGCCTCGATGCCGGACTATGGCGAGCTCTCCAAGCGCAATCTCGACGAACAACAGGCCGGGGCGCGCATCGCCGTCGACGCGCACAAGAAGAACCCCGGCGATTTCGTGCTGTGGAAACTGTCGAGCCCCGAAGAGCCCGGCTGGGAGAGCCCGTGGGGCAGGGGTCGCCCCGGCTGGCACATCGAATGCTCGGCCATGTCGGCCGCCTATCTGGGCGAGGTCTTCGACATCCATGGCGGCGGGCTGGACCTGATTTTCCCGCACCACGAGAACGAGATCGCCCAGTCGCGCTGCGCCCACGGCACCAAGGTCATGGCCAATGTGTGGATGCACAACGGCTTCCTGCAGGTCGAGGGACAGAAGATGTCGAAGAGCCTCGGCAATTTCTATTCGATCCACGAGTTGCTGGAGACCGAGACCTTTGGCGGTAGGAAATGGCCCGGCGAGGTGCTCAGGCTGGCGATGCTGATGACGCACTACCGCGAGCCGATCGACTTTTCCGTGCGCAAGCTGGAGGAGGCGGAAAACACGCTCCGCAAATGGAAGCGCGCCGCCGATCTTGCGCCTGCGGCGGCACAAGAATTGCCGGGCGAGGTGGTGGAAGCGCTATCCGACGATCTCGCCACCTATACCGCCTTCCAGCGGCTGACGCAACTCGCCGGAGAGGCGGTCGAGCTTGGCGGCGATGCCGGCAATGGCGCTGCCGCTTCGCTGAAGGCAGCGCTGGCCTTCCTCGGCTTCGATACGGGCGCGGCCAAGGTGGACGAGGCGGCGGTGGCCAAGGCAATCGCGGATCGTCTGGCGCTGATCGCGGCCAAGAACTGGGCCGAGGCGGATCGCATCCGCGACGAGCTTCTGGCGCAGGGCGTGCAACTGAAGGACGGCAAGGATCCCGCGACGGGCGAGCGCGTGACGACCTGGGAGATCAAAAGGTGAGGGTCGATGCCAGCGAGACAGGACTAGAGAGGACGACGCGAGGCGCCCCCCTCTGGCCTGCCGGCCATCTCCCCCTCTTGGGGGGAGATCGGACGTCGCGTCGGCTTTCGCGAATCACCGACGTTGAAGGCCGGGCGCCGTCGCCGAAGCTGCTAATCTCCCCCCTAGAGGGGGAGATGTCCGGCAGGACAGAGGGGGGCGCCTCGCGGTGACCCATCATCTTGTGTCCGCCACCAACCGCAGCAATGCGCGCAAGATGCGCAAGGCAATGACCGACGCCGAACTGAAGTTATGGAACGAGATCCGCGCGCATAGGCTTATGGGCCTGTCATTTCGACGCCAAATGCCCATCGCGGGCTACATAGTTGACTTCGCTTGTCCCGCCAGGAAGCTGATTGTTGAACTGGATGGCTCTCAGCATGCTTCGCCCGAGGTTGCTGCGGCTGATGCGGTGCGTGACGCAAAGCTCGAAGCTCTAGGCTGGACCATCCTGCGCTTCTGGAACGACGACGTGATCCGCGATATCGACAATGTCTGCCAGCATATCGTCATCGTGGCCGGCCTGGCGGATGCGCCCGCGCCACAAACGGAGGAGCTCGTCCCGTGATCGATCATCTCGGCATAAATGTAACCGACTTCGAGACATCCAAAACGTTCTACGACAAGGCGATGGCGCCGCTGGGGGCATCGCTGCTCTACATGGTGCCCGAGCAATATACCGGCGGCGCCAAGGTCGGCGGCTATGGTCGCGACCGGCCGGTGTTCTGGCTGAGCGACAGCACGGACAAGCCGAAATCCACCCAGCACATCGCCTTCACCGCGCGCAGCCGAGCCGAGGTCGACGCGTTCCATGCGGCAGCGCTCGCAGCCGGCGGCAAGGACAATGGCGCGCCGGGCCTGCGCCCGCATTATCATCCGAACTACTACGGCGCCTTCGTCTTCGATCCCAACGGCAACAATGTCGAGGCGGTCTGCCATGACCCAGAGTGAGCCCCTGAAGCAGCCTATGATCGGGAGCGTGTCATGAGCCTCGACAACAGGCCAATCTACACCGGCGGCTGCCAGTGCGGCGCCGTGCGCTTCCGCGTCGAGGGCGCGCTGGGCGACGCCTCGGTCTGCCATTGCCGCATGTGCCAGAAGGCGAGCGGCAATTTCTATCTGCCGCTGGTTTCGGTGCGCGGCGCCACGCTCGACTGGACGCGCGGCGAGCCGAAGCGCTTCCGTTCGTCCAACGCCGCCTGGCGCGGCTTCTGCGCCGAATGCGGCACGCCGCTGACCTTCGAGGCGCCCGACGGTATCGCGCTGGCGATCGCCGCCTTCGACGACCCGACCGGCATCGCGCCCACCATCCAATGGGGTGTGGAGGCGAAGCTTCCCTATGTCGATGGCATTCCGAAACTGCCGTCAGAGGAGACGATGGAAGATGTCTCGTCGGCGCCGTATCTCGCCGAGCTCGTCTCCTATCAGCATCCCGATCACGACACCGATCAATGGCCGCCGGAGGAAAGACCATGACCGATGAAGTTCGAACCGGCGGCTGCCAGTGCGGCGCCGTGCGTTTCCGCGTCCACGGCAAGCTTGGGCGCCCGTCCATCTGCCATTGCCGCATGTGCCAGAAACAGTTCGGCAATTTCTTCGGCGCGCTGGTGACGGTGCCGAAGGACGGCGTCGAATGGACCCATGAGGAACCGAGCTATTTCCAGTCCTCGGTCAATATCGACCGTGGCTTCTGTGCCCGCTGTGGCACGCCGCTGACTTATCGCCAGCCCGGCGCGCTGGAGATCGCCATCGGCGCCTTCGACGACCGCTCCGACCTCGCGCCGCAGATCCAGGTGAACTACGCCGTGAGGCTGCCCTGGGTGGAGAAGATCTTCGAGGCGCCGATCCTCGACGATCCCGACTTCTATAGGCGGCAGGAGCAGATCATCTCCTTCCAGCATCCCGATCACGAGACGGCCAACTGGCCGCAGCAGGGCTTGAAACTATGACGATCCAAGGCAGTTCCTTGCGCTCGCTATATCCCGAGATCGAGCCGTTCGAGTCGGGCATGCTCGATGTCGGCGACGGCCACACCGTCTACTGGGAACGCTGCGGCACCAGGGGCGCCAAGCCCGCCGTGTTCCTGCATGGCGGCCCGGGCGGCACCATCTCGCCGAAACACCGGCGGCTGTTCGACCCGAAGCTCTACGACGTCGTCCTGTTCGACCAGCGCGGCTGCGGCAAGTCGACGCCCAACGCTTCGCTCGAGGCCAACACCACCTGGCACCTCGTCGCCGATATCGAGCGGCTGCGCGAGATGGCTGGCTTCGACAAATGGCTTGTCTTCGGCGGTTCCTGGGGCTCGACGCTGGCGCTCGCCTATGCCGAGACGCATCCGGAGCGCGTCAGCGAGCTCATCGTGCGCGGCATCTATACGCTCACCCGCGCCGAGCTCGAATGGTATTACCAGTTCGGCGTCTCGGAGATGTTTCCCGACAAGTGGGAGCGGTTCGTGGCGCCGATCCCGCAAGCCGAGCGCGGCGATATGATGGCGGCGTACCGCAAGCGGCTGGTCGACTCCGACCGCAAGGCGCAGGTGGAAGCCGCCCGCGCCTGGAGCATCTGGGAGGGCGAGACGATCACGCTGCTTCCCGAACCCGAGACCAGTGACCCGTTCGCCCAGGACGACTATGCGATCGCTTTTGCCCGCATCGAGAACCATTACTTCGTCCACGCCGGCTGGCTGGAGGAAGGGCAGCTTTTGCGCGACGCCTGGAAGCTGAAGGACATTCCCGGCACCATCGTCCACGGCCGCTACGACATGCCGTGCCCGGCGAAATATGCCTGGGCGCTGCACAAGGCTTGGCCGAGGGCGGATTTCCACCTCATCGAAGGGGCAGGGCACGCCTATTCCGAGCCGGGCATTCTGGATCGGCTGATCCGGGCGACGGATAAATTTGCAGGGAAATAGTAATGCACGTTCGCGCTCCACAGTGAAGGAGCGCGGCATTTCGAGCTACTGCCATGACAAAGCAACGCCTCTACCTCTTCGACACCACCCTTCGCGATGGCCAGCAGACGCCGGGCATCGACTTTTCCGTCGAGGACAAGATCGCGATCGCGAAGCTGCTCGATGAGTTCGGCATCGATTATGTCGAGGGCGGGTATCCGGGCGCCAACCCGACCGACACCGTCTTCTTCCAGAAGAAGCGGACGGAGAGCGCGAAATTCGTCGCCTTCGGGATGACCAAGCGGGCGGGAGTCTCGGCTTCCAACGACCCCGGGCTGGCGGCGCTCGCGCAGTCGAAATCCGACGCCATCTGCTTCGTCGCCAAGAGCTGGGACTATCATGTCCGCGTCGCGCTCGGCTGCACCAATAAGGAGAATCTGGAGTCGATCAAGACCTCGGTCGAGACGGCCGTCGCTGCCGGCAAGGAGGCGATGGTCGACTGCGAGCATTTCTTCGACGGGTTCAAGGCCAATCCGGCCTACGCGCTGGCTTGCGCCAAAATCGCCTATGAAGCCGGCGCGCGCTGGGTGGTGCTGTGCGACACCAATGGCGGCACGCAGCCTTCGGAAGTGCGCGAAATCGTCGGCAAGGTCATCGCCGCCGGTATCCCTGGCGACCATCTCGGCATCCACGCCCATGACGACACCGGCCAGGCGGTGGCCAATTCTCTGGCCGCCGTTGAGGCTGGCGTGCGCCAGATCCAGGGCACGCTGAACGGCATCGGCGAGCGCTGCGGCAACGCCAACCTCATCACCATCATCCCGACGCTAGCGCTGAAGCCGGCCTTCGCTGATCGCTTCGAAACCGGCATTTCTGCCGAGGATCTGACCGGAATATCCAGGCTTTCCCGCGCCTTCGACGAATTGCTCAACCGCGCGCCGGAAGCGCAGGCGCCCTATGTCGGCTCCTCCGCCTTCGCCACCAAGGCCGGCATCCATGCCTCGGCTTTAGCCAAGGAGCCGGCGACGTATGAGCATGTGCCGCCGGAAGCCGTCGGCAACCGCCGCCGCGTCATGGTATCCGACCAGGGCGGCAAGGCCAATTTCCTCGCCGAGCTGAAACGGCGCGGCATCGAGGTGCCGAAGGACGATCACCGGCTCGACTCCCTGATCGCCGTCGTCAAGGAGCGCGAGGCCGAGGGCTACGCCTATGAAGGAGCCGACGCGTCCTTCGAGCTGCTTGCCCGCAAGACGCTGCACGGACTGCCGGAGTTTTTCAACGTCACCTCCTTCCGCTGCATGGTCGAGCGCCGCTTCGACGCCAACGGAAATCTCAAGACGGTGTCCGAAGCGATCGTGAAGGTCGAGGTCGACGGCGAGGAGAAGATGTCGGTGGCCGAAGGTCACGGCCCGGTCAACGCGCTCGACATCGCGCTGCGCAAGGACTTGGGCAAATACCAGAGCGAGATCGTCGATCTCGAGCTCGCCGACTTCAAGGTGCGTATCCTTAATGGCGGCACCGAGGCCATCACCCGCGTTCTGGTCGAATCGCACGATTCCACCGGCGCCCGCTGGTGGACGGTCGGCGTGTCGGAGAACATCATCGACGCCTCCTTCCAGGCGCTGATGGATTCGATCGTCTACAAATTGATGAAGAACCGCGAAATGGCGGGGCTGGTGGCGGCGGAGTAGGGCTCCTTCCCTCGCCCCGCAAAGCGGGGGCGAAAGAAACAGTGCCCCCTTGAACCATCACCAAAAGTCCGTTGATCCATCATAATTTTGTGATGGTCTTGGGCGGTCCGCTGGGCCATAGCGTTGGGCCATGGTCACCGCTACAGCCGATCTCGATCAAGACGCCAAGGGCCGCCGTGGCTTCCTTCTGGCGCTTGGCGCCTATTTCCTCTGGGGGCTCCTGCCCTTCTACATGAAGGCGGTTGCGCATCTGCCGCTTGCCGAGGTGATCGCCAACCGCGTCGTCTGGTCGGTGCCGATCGCGGCGGCGGTGCTCATCTGGGCCGGCCGCACCGCCGACTTCAAGGCGGCGATCCGCTCGCCCAAGAGCCTTGCCATGGCCGCGCTGACGGCGATTCTGATCTCGATCAACTGGGGCATCTATGTCTGGGCTATCGCGGTCGGCCGCACCGTCGAGACGGCGCTCGGCTATTACATCAATCCGCTGGTGGTCATCGTCGTCGGGGCGGTGCTGCTCGGCGAGCGGCTCGACCGATTGCAGATCGTCGCGGTGGCGCTGGCGGCGATCGCCGTGACGGTGCTCACCGTCGAGGCCGGCAAGCTGCCCTGGGTGTCGCTGGCGCTCGCCTTTTCCTTCGCTGCCTACGGCTTCTTCCGCAAGACGCTGCCGATCGGCCCGAGCCAGGGTTTCCTCCTCGAGGTCCTGCTGCTGTCGGTGCCGGCGCTCTGCTATATCGTCTACCTGGTCGCCACCGGCCAGGACCATTTCATATCCAGCACCGGTTCCGACACCGCGCTGCTGATCGGCTGCGGCCCGATCACCGCGGTGCCGCTGCTGCTGTTTGCCTTCGGCGCCAGGCTGCTGCGCCTGTCCACCATCGGCATCATGCAATATATCGCGCCGACCATGGTGTTCCTGATCGCCGTGCTCGTCTTCGACGAACCGTTCGGCACGACGCAGGCGATCGCCTTCGCGCTGATCTGGACGGCGCTGGCAATGTACAGCTGGTCGATGTTTCGTGGCCGAGAGGTTCGCCCGGCACCCGCAACAAGATAGGCGGGTGGGCAGCGGGTTTCCGTCTGAGCTTGCATTGAGCAGGGAAGGGGCGTCTGATGTACGTTCTGCATATCGGCAACAAGAACTATTCGTCCTGGTCGCTGCGGCCATGGCTGCTGATGCGCGCCCTCGACATTCCCTTCGAGGAGCGGCTGACACCATTCCCGAGCGGACCGAGTTTCGACCTCTACCGGCAATTCTCGCCAAATGGACGCGTGCCCTGCCTGGTCGATGACGGCTGGGCGGTCTGGGATTCGCTATCGATCGTCGAATACCTTGCCGAACGCCACAAGGGCGTCTGGCCGGCTGACGCCAGGGCGCGCGCCTGGGCGCGTTCTGCCGTTGCCGAGATGCATTCGAGCTTCACCGCGATGCGTAACGACTGCCCGATGAACTGCGGCGTCCGCGTCGCACCATTACCGATGTCCGACGCGCTGAAGCACGACATCTTCCGCATGGGAGATCTATGGAACGATGGCCTTGCGCGTTTCGGCGGACCTTTCCTGGCCGGCGACCGCTTCGGCGCGGTCGATGCCTTCTTCGCTCCCATCGCATTCAGAGCGCAGTCCTATGGTTTGACTTTCGAAGGTGAAGCGGGCGCCTATCCGCGGCGTCTGCTCGACTTGCCGGCAATGCGCGAATGGTACGCGGCCGGACTTGCCGAGACCTGGCGCGAACCCGGCCACGAAGCCGAAGTCCGGGCAGCGGGCACGATCGTCGAGGATCTGCGGGCAAACGCGTAGGCCCGATTGCCTCAGACGCGCCCCAGCCGCCGCACGACCATATAAACGATCGCCGCGATGACGACCGAGATCATCGTCACCACCCAAAAGCCGTGCGGCGTGTCGACCAGCGGCAATCCGCCGACATTCATGCCGAACAGGCCGGAGATGATGGTCATCGGCAACAGCACCGCCGTCATGACGGAAAGGATATAGAGCAGCTGATTCGATTGTTCGGTGAGCTTCGCCATCAGCTCGTCCTGCAATAGGCGCGTGCGCGCCTGCAACTGCTCGCCGTCGTGATGCAGCGTGTGTGCCCGGTGCGAGAGACGTGTCGCCATGTCGTTGATCGGGTCGGGAAGCTCATTGCGATGCGAATGGTCCAGGTGGCGGAAGAGGTTGGTGAGCGTCGCCATCTGCCGGTGGATGAGCACCAGCTGCCGTCGCGCGTCGACCAGCGCCTGGCGCTCATTGTGCCATGCATCGCAAACGATGCGGTCCTCGATGCCGTCGAGCGTGTCGCCCATCTTGTCGAGCTCGGCCGCCATGCCGTCGAGCGACTGGCCCATCACCGCCTCGATCAGCTCGGCCGGCGTGCGGAATTTGCGCGTGCCGCTCTCCACCAGCTTGCGGATCTTGTCGACCGATTCCAGCGGCTGCTTGCGGGCGCCGACCAGCATCCGGTCGTTGAAGGCGAACCGGAAATGGGTAAGCCCGCGCGCCTCGGCGAAATCGTGCCTGAGGTCGGGCAGGTCGCCATAGAGGAAGTCGTCCTCGAAATCGATCTGGCAGCCATGGCTGGGCGACAGGAAGGCGTCGCGCACCGGCGCCGGCAGGGCCTGGTCGGCGCCGATCTCCTGGCGGGCGCGCATGTCGGTGATCTGGTAGCTGCGCCAGCTCCAATGCGCCTCGGCGGGATCCTTGGTGCGGGAACCGTCGGCCTTGAAATGATAGATGAAGAACAGCCCATGCTCGTCCGGCAGATAGGGCGAGAGATCGGTGCCTTCGGCGGGGAGGGCGATGTTCATGGCGGCTTCGCCGGGTCTTGATGCGGTCGGGGTCGCGGGGGCGGCCAAGCCCTGTTTCTAGCATGCGCCAGCCGTGTGGGTGTGACAGTTCGATGACGGCTGGCGCCCGCGGTCTCAGGTTCCTGATTTCATGCGTCTCAAAAAATTCTTCCGCGGCCCGGGAATAAACCCCGGGCCTTCCGGGTCTTGGCTGTAGCGAGGCCATCCTCCCACGGCACGCGTCAACCAACCCGGAAGGGCTACGCATATGTACAGAACCGTCTTTACCGCTCTCACCATCCTTCTTGTCACCGGCAGCGCCTTCGCCGGCAGCGAGCGCTTCCCGTGGGCGAATGGCGGCCAGCAGGCCGTCGCCATCGACGCCACCACCACCGCTTCCATCATGAAGCTGGACATGGACCGCCATGACATGAAGCCGGTGGCCAAGATCGCTGCGGAAGAGCCCGGCCAGGGCATCTGGGGTCGCTGAGCAGGCGGAACCGAAAGGTTCTCGTCCAGGAGGTCAGCAGTTGAAGGCTTCGGTTCCGGCAGGGATGGCACGCCCTCGCCGTAACCAGGCCAGAGACGCTGATCTCCTCGGCGCCAGCCGGCCTTCAGTCGGATCGGCCGGCTCCGGCTTCCGCAGCCGGCGGAGGGCAGCACCGGGCCCTCCGCCATTTTCTGTCGCATCGCCTGAACTGCAGCCACTCACAGCCATGAAGAGGAGATTTCTGATGTTCAACATGACACGCCGCATGGTGCTCGGATCCGCCGCCGCCGCTGCCGCCTTCGGCATCGCCGGCAAGCTGGAATTCGCGCCCGCGGCTTACGCCGAAACCCCGGTCGAGCCGCTGGTCGGTTTCTATAAATACAAGGTCGGCTCGCTCGAGGTCACCGCCGTCTATGACGGCATCTGGCGCAAGCCCCATGACCCGGCCTTCATCAAGGACGTGTCGGTCGAGGAGACCAAGGCGGCACTCGCCAAGGCGGGGCTGACCACCGAGTTCATGCCGATCCCGCTCACCGTCGTGGTACTCAAGATGAACGGTCGCACCATCATGATGGACGCCGGTTCTGGCGTCGGCCAGTGGCAGGCCAATGCCACGCACCTGCCGGCCAACATGAAGGCCGCCGGCATCGACTACAAGGCGATCGACACCATCATGATCTCGCATTTCCATCCGGACCATGTCTGGGGCCTGATGGAGAAGGGCACCAACGCGCCGGTGTTCCCGAATGCCGAGCTCATCGTCAACGCCACCGAGTACAATTGGTGGACGGACCCGAGCCGCCTCGCCAAGCTGCCCGAGGGCCGCAAGCCGGCGGGCAAGCGCATCGCCGAGAACTTCCCGAAATGGAAGAACTGGAGGCTGGTCGACGACGGTGCGGAAGTGGTGCCCGGCATCCGCCTCATGGCGGCGCCCGGCCACACGCCTGGACATTCCGTCTACCATGTCGATGCCGGCTCGGAGCAGTTCCTCGTCTCAGCCGACACCATGTACGTCCCGGCGCTGCTCGCCCCGCATCCCGAATGGCAGGGCAGCTACGACCAGGACGGTCCGATGGCGATCGCCACGCGCCACCGGATCATCGACCAGGTGATCGCCGACAATGTCCGCATCTGCGGTTCGCACTTCCCGTTTCCCGGCACAGGCAGCTTCGTCAAGGACGGCAACGCCTACGCCTTCACCCCAACCCAGATCTGATCTCGAATCGGATCTTAAACAGAAAGCGACAACTCAAATGAAACACGCACTTTTCGCGGTGCTCGGCGCCATTGCGGTCTTGACCGCGGCCCCGATCGCCATCGCCGTTCCGGCCTATGCCGTGGACGACATCGAAGGCGCCGACGCGCCGGACCTGACGGCCGTCAAGGCCAAGATCGAGGCCAAGGACTACAAGGGCGCGCTGGCCGACCTGCGCGACCTCGCGCAGGACACCCAGCAGGCCGACGTCTACAATCTGCTCGGCTTCACGCTGCGCAAGACCGGCGACTACCAGACTTCGCTCACATACTACACCAAGGCGCTGGAACTGCAGCCCGACCACAAGGCCGCGCATGAATATCTGGGCGAGCTCTATGTCGAGACCGGCGACATGGCCAAGGCCAACGAGCAGTTGGCCTCGCTGCAAAAACTCTGCCCGTCGGGCTGCGAGCAGCTTTCCGACCTCAAGCAAGCCATCGACACCAAGGTGACGAAGTAGCACCGCCCGTTTCCTCGCCCCGCAAAGTGGGGAAAGGGTGGCCGCGAAGCGGCCGGAGAGGGGGCCCGGCGCTGACCTTGCCCCCCACAAGTAACGGCTTTTGGGCGCCACGGCGGTAGCGCCCGAAAACCGGAGCCGGCGTTCCTCTCCCTCGCGCCGGCTCCGACCTTTCAACATCGAGCAGCTGCGAGCGCGCGTCCATCGGCGTGGCGCCCCCGCTCATTCCAGGACGCGCGTTTCCAAAGATTGGAGCCGACGATGACACCGACCGAACTAGCCGAAAAGCTTCACGCCAGGGACGTGGTCCTGCTTGCGGGCCGCCTGCTTCTGTCCCTGATCTTCGTACACGAAGGATTGGAATTGGCGACCCATTTCGAAGGCGCTCAGAAGGCGATGGCGGCGCTCGGCGTCGGCACGCCGCTGCTTTTGGCCACCATCGCGCTGCAGCTTGGCGCCGGTCTTTCGGTCGCGCTCGGCATCCTCGCGCGGCTGGGCGCGATCGGGCTCGGCCTGTTCTGCCTGATGACGGCAAGCCTCTTCCACACCAATTTCGCCAGCCAGAACGAATTGCTGCATTTCGAGAAAGACCTCGCGATTGCCGGCGGCATGTTCATCCTCGCGCTCGCCGGTTCCGGCAGGCTGTCGGTGGACAGGGTGCTGGTCGGCCTCGTCAAGGACACCAAGATCGATCCGCCCATCGAGCAGCATCTGTCGGTGGGGGAGACGAGCCTGCCGGTTTGAGGCGAAGTCCGCCTTCACAACGCGCCCGTGATCCGGCCATCGGAGCGTCATGGACCCAATTATCTGACAAATCGGATGATAATGGACAGGCTCTGCTTGGTGCGGTAACACCGACCGGTTGTTGGCAAACCAAAATGGGCCGGACAAGTGGCAGGCAACCAGACCTCGTCGGTGACGGACGAGATTACCAACAGTCTCGGTCGTGAGATTCTCGGCGGGCTGTTTCCGCCCGGCGCGACCTTGCTTGGCGAGGAAGAGATTTGCGCCCGTTTCGGCGCCAGCCGCAGCGCCGCCCGCGAAGCGGTGAAGATCCTGTGGGCCAAGGGCCTGCTGCTCACCCGCCCGCGGCGCGGTTCGCGCATCCGGCCGCTGAAGGACTGGAATTTCCTGGACCCAGCGGTGCTGGGCTGGCTGCGCGCCAGCGCGACACCGCGCCAATTCATCATCGAGCTTCTGGAAGTGCGGTTGGGCTTCGAATGCGAGGCCGCGGCACTTGCCGCGGGCCGCAACGATCCAGACGAGATCGCCGCCATTCGCGAGGCCTTCGAGGCGATGCGCGCGGCATCCTTGGGCCAAGGCGATCCGGTGTCGTCGGATGCGGCTTTCCATGAAGCGGTGCTTGCCGCCACCGGCAACCGCTTCTTCCTGCCGCTCTCGGCGCTGATCCACACCGCGCTGCAATACAGCGTGCCGACCACCAACGCGCTGTTCGGTCACCCGGTCGGCGACCTCGACGCGCATGGCGAGGTGCTCAAGGCCATCGAGGCCGGCGATGCCGACAGGGCGCGCAAGGCCATGCACGACATGCTGAGCGAGGTGCTCGCCCGGGTGCGCGGCGCCGTCGAGCTGACAGGCGCCGCTTGAGCCAGTCAGGCAGGCGCGCCGTCACCAACCGGTGCCCGGCAGCATTGGCGCTCAGGCCGCCGCTGGCCGTCTCGGCTTTCGCAGGTTCTTGACGCCGGCCATCTCGACGAAATTGGTCGCCGACTCCCAGAGATAGTCGCCATAGAGGAAGGGCGCGAAGTCGCT
It contains:
- a CDS encoding MBL fold metallo-hydrolase; its protein translation is MFNMTRRMVLGSAAAAAAFGIAGKLEFAPAAYAETPVEPLVGFYKYKVGSLEVTAVYDGIWRKPHDPAFIKDVSVEETKAALAKAGLTTEFMPIPLTVVVLKMNGRTIMMDAGSGVGQWQANATHLPANMKAAGIDYKAIDTIMISHFHPDHVWGLMEKGTNAPVFPNAELIVNATEYNWWTDPSRLAKLPEGRKPAGKRIAENFPKWKNWRLVDDGAEVVPGIRLMAAPGHTPGHSVYHVDAGSEQFLVSADTMYVPALLAPHPEWQGSYDQDGPMAIATRHRIIDQVIADNVRICGSHFPFPGTGSFVKDGNAYAFTPTQI
- the rarD gene encoding EamA family transporter RarD, producing the protein MVTATADLDQDAKGRRGFLLALGAYFLWGLLPFYMKAVAHLPLAEVIANRVVWSVPIAAAVLIWAGRTADFKAAIRSPKSLAMAALTAILISINWGIYVWAIAVGRTVETALGYYINPLVVIVVGAVLLGERLDRLQIVAVALAAIAVTVLTVEAGKLPWVSLALAFSFAAYGFFRKTLPIGPSQGFLLEVLLLSVPALCYIVYLVATGQDHFISSTGSDTALLIGCGPITAVPLLLFAFGARLLRLSTIGIMQYIAPTMVFLIAVLVFDEPFGTTQAIAFALIWTALAMYSWSMFRGREVRPAPATR
- a CDS encoding transporter → MNIALPAEGTDLSPYLPDEHGLFFIYHFKADGSRTKDPAEAHWSWRSYQITDMRARQEIGADQALPAPVRDAFLSPSHGCQIDFEDDFLYGDLPDLRHDFAEARGLTHFRFAFNDRMLVGARKQPLESVDKIRKLVESGTRKFRTPAELIEAVMGQSLDGMAAELDKMGDTLDGIEDRIVCDAWHNERQALVDARRQLVLIHRQMATLTNLFRHLDHSHRNELPDPINDMATRLSHRAHTLHHDGEQLQARTRLLQDELMAKLTEQSNQLLYILSVMTAVLLPMTIISGLFGMNVGGLPLVDTPHGFWVVTMISVVIAAIVYMVVRRLGRV
- a CDS encoding glutathione S-transferase family protein; translated protein: MYVLHIGNKNYSSWSLRPWLLMRALDIPFEERLTPFPSGPSFDLYRQFSPNGRVPCLVDDGWAVWDSLSIVEYLAERHKGVWPADARARAWARSAVAEMHSSFTAMRNDCPMNCGVRVAPLPMSDALKHDIFRMGDLWNDGLARFGGPFLAGDRFGAVDAFFAPIAFRAQSYGLTFEGEAGAYPRRLLDLPAMREWYAAGLAETWREPGHEAEVRAAGTIVEDLRANA
- the cimA gene encoding citramalate synthase; the protein is MTKQRLYLFDTTLRDGQQTPGIDFSVEDKIAIAKLLDEFGIDYVEGGYPGANPTDTVFFQKKRTESAKFVAFGMTKRAGVSASNDPGLAALAQSKSDAICFVAKSWDYHVRVALGCTNKENLESIKTSVETAVAAGKEAMVDCEHFFDGFKANPAYALACAKIAYEAGARWVVLCDTNGGTQPSEVREIVGKVIAAGIPGDHLGIHAHDDTGQAVANSLAAVEAGVRQIQGTLNGIGERCGNANLITIIPTLALKPAFADRFETGISAEDLTGISRLSRAFDELLNRAPEAQAPYVGSSAFATKAGIHASALAKEPATYEHVPPEAVGNRRRVMVSDQGGKANFLAELKRRGIEVPKDDHRLDSLIAVVKEREAEGYAYEGADASFELLARKTLHGLPEFFNVTSFRCMVERRFDANGNLKTVSEAIVKVEVDGEEKMSVAEGHGPVNALDIALRKDLGKYQSEIVDLELADFKVRILNGGTEAITRVLVESHDSTGARWWTVGVSENIIDASFQALMDSIVYKLMKNREMAGLVAAE
- a CDS encoding DUF680 domain-containing protein, with product MYRTVFTALTILLVTGSAFAGSERFPWANGGQQAVAIDATTTASIMKLDMDRHDMKPVAKIAAEEPGQGIWGR